The following are encoded together in the Ignavibacteriales bacterium genome:
- the rfbC gene encoding dTDP-4-dehydrorhamnose 3,5-epimerase has translation MNIVETELSGVLAIEVDRHGDSRGSFVESWHKEKYARLGVSVDFVQDNISYSRKGVLRGLHYQNPSPQGKLVYVLQGEVFDVAVDIRVGSPSFGKWFGMTLSFENNKQLYIPEGFAHGFVVTSDEATVAYKCTGFYKKECEKTIRWDDPDIGIVWPAGNPILSDKDLAGLSLKDMDARDLFAFDPKL, from the coding sequence ATGAACATAGTCGAAACCGAATTATCCGGAGTCCTTGCCATTGAAGTTGACAGGCATGGCGACTCGCGGGGCAGCTTCGTTGAATCGTGGCACAAAGAGAAATATGCCCGTCTCGGGGTCAGCGTCGATTTTGTGCAGGACAATATTTCGTATTCCAGAAAGGGCGTACTGCGGGGGCTGCACTATCAGAACCCGAGCCCTCAGGGAAAACTCGTTTACGTTCTGCAGGGGGAGGTATTTGATGTCGCGGTTGACATCCGTGTCGGTTCCCCATCCTTTGGTAAATGGTTTGGCATGACGCTCTCATTTGAAAACAATAAGCAGCTCTACATACCCGAGGGCTTCGCCCACGGATTTGTGGTTACAAGTGATGAAGCGACCGTTGCCTATAAATGCACAGGGTTCTACAAGAAGGAATGCGAGAAGACCATTCGATGGGATGATCCGGATATCGGGATTGTGTGGCCTGCCGGGAATCCAATCTTGTCGGACAAGGACCTCGCAGGTCTCTCGCTCAAAGACATGGACGCTAGGGATCTCTTTGCATTTGATCCTAAGCTGTGA
- the rfbD gene encoding dTDP-4-dehydrorhamnose reductase, whose amino-acid sequence MKVAVIGANGQLGTEIVKGFSDETVIALTQSDIEISEIGSVEKAFANVSPDLVVNTASLVNVELCEKEPAKAFLINETGALNLARVLEERKIPLLHISTDYVFDGTKRSPYDESDDAKPLNVYGASKLAGERAIQAVCSRHFIVRTSGLYGHAQCMGKGANFIEKILARSKEKSELQVVDDEVLTPTYTLDLAKQIRVLTRTGEFGLYHATNNGECSWFEFAKEALRLAGSSTRVVPVSSAIYPSELKRPAYSVLANARLIAQGLDQMPAWQESLKAYFEYLTS is encoded by the coding sequence ATGAAAGTCGCTGTCATCGGTGCAAACGGCCAGCTTGGAACGGAGATCGTCAAGGGCTTCTCGGATGAGACCGTCATCGCGTTGACGCAAAGCGACATAGAAATCAGCGAGATCGGCTCGGTGGAAAAGGCGTTCGCGAATGTATCGCCGGATCTCGTTGTCAACACAGCCTCGCTCGTCAATGTTGAACTGTGTGAGAAGGAGCCAGCAAAAGCGTTCCTCATCAATGAAACGGGGGCGCTGAATCTGGCACGTGTCCTGGAAGAAAGGAAGATCCCTCTTCTCCATATCAGCACGGACTACGTGTTCGACGGAACCAAGAGGTCGCCGTACGATGAATCTGACGACGCGAAACCTCTCAATGTCTACGGGGCTTCAAAGCTGGCGGGCGAGCGTGCGATCCAGGCCGTCTGTTCGCGGCACTTCATTGTGCGCACATCGGGGCTCTACGGCCACGCTCAATGCATGGGCAAAGGTGCGAACTTCATCGAGAAGATACTTGCCCGCTCGAAAGAGAAAAGTGAGCTTCAGGTCGTTGACGATGAAGTACTGACGCCGACGTACACGCTTGACCTCGCAAAACAGATTCGCGTCCTGACAAGAACCGGTGAATTCGGATTGTACCATGCAACGAATAACGGCGAATGCTCATGGTTCGAGTTTGCGAAGGAGGCCCTGCGGCTCGCCGGGTCTTCTACCAGAGTTGTGCCTGTTTCGTCGGCGATCTATCCGTCCGAGTTGAAGCGTCCGGCATATTCGGTCTTGGCTAATGCGCGGCTCATTGCTCAGGGCCTTGATCAGATGCCGGCGTGGCAGGAGAGTCTGAAGGCGTATTTTGAATACCTAACCTCGTGA